A region from the Triticum urartu cultivar G1812 chromosome 1, Tu2.1, whole genome shotgun sequence genome encodes:
- the LOC125534460 gene encoding glycine-rich cell wall structural protein 1-like, with amino-acid sequence MASFKLVHLCFTAVLLCVAFSCCRGQGGGGGGAGAGAGAGGGGGSGIGAVVPGTQDSVQIVAQAALCFDNRPVLTGCLQAMGINASSGTGASMPPPAPGGAATAIMCSPPCFGHVTMMMSCVNAIFGNFVSYNPGLMQGVQAVFQMSCGNVNGPGGAGGAPGGGMGGGPAGNAGGASGGVGGGAAGGIPNGIGGPGGIPNSMGGAAGGGGGTSGASGGGASGTTNTIGGAAGGGAGGTSGGAGGGNDTTNGGAATGAIGSGNITSVSPNAGSHVAVSNQSQPTSGADGPTLSLKGGCSSAVLAIWAGAWLVLF; translated from the exons GCTTCCTTCAAGCTGGTACACTTGTGCTTCACAGCCGTGCTGCTCTGTGTTGCCTTCTCCTGTTGCAGAG ggcagggaggaggtggcggcggtgccggagcaggagcaggagcaggagGCGGAGGGGGGTCGGGCATCGGCGCAGTAGTACCAGGGACGCAGGACTCGGTCCAGATCGTGGCGCAAGCCGCTCTCTGCTTTGACAACAGACCA GTGCTCACCGGGTGCCTGCAGGCGATGGGCATCAACGCCAGCAGCGGCACCGGCGCGAGCATGCCGCCGCCTGctccgggcggcgcggcgacggcgatCATGTGCAGCCCGCCGTGCTTCGGGCACGTGACCATGATGATGAGCTGCGTCAACGCCATCTTCGGCAACTTCGTCAGCTACAACCCCGGCCTCATGCAGGGCGTCCAGGCCGTCTTCCAGATGTCCTGCGGCAACGTCAACGGCCCAGGAGGAGCCGGCGGTGCTCCCGGAGGTGGAATGGGAGGCGGGCCGGCTGGTAACGCTGGCGGTGCCAGTGGGGGAGTTGGAGGCGGGGCTGCCGGTGGCATTCCTAACGGCATCGGCGGGCCCGGTGGCATTCCTAACAGCATGGGCGGTGCCGCCGGCGGAGGCGGTGGCACGTCCGGTGCCAGCGGTGGAGGTGCCAGTGGCACTACGAACACCATCGGCGGGGCCGCGGGCGGAGGTGCCGGCGGAACTAGCGGCGGGGCTGGAGGCGGCAACGACACTACCAACGGCGGCGCTGCCACCGGTGCCATCGGCAGCGGCAACATCACAAGCGTTTCACCCAATGCAG GCTCGCACGTGGCGGTGAGCAACCAAAGCCAGCCGACCAGCGGCGCGGACGGGCCCACTCTCAGCCTCAAGGGCGGCTGCTCCTCCGCCGTGCTGGCGATCTGGGCCGGCGCATGGCTGGTGCTCTTCTAG